In one window of Ovis aries strain OAR_USU_Benz2616 breed Rambouillet chromosome 3, ARS-UI_Ramb_v3.0, whole genome shotgun sequence DNA:
- the LETMD1 gene encoding LETM1 domain-containing protein 1 isoform X2, with product MALSRVCWARAALWGSAVPPGLYVVRRLQFVRSGLTWGAPRSSKLHLSPKADVKSLISYVVTKTKVINGKYHRFLGRHFPRFYVLYTIFMKGLQMLWADAKKARRIKTNMWKHNIKFHQLPYREMEHLRQFRRDVTKCLFLGILSIPPFANYLVFLLMYLFPRQLLIQHFWTPKQQIDFLDIYHALRKQSHPAILCCLEKVVPLISDAGLQWHMTELCTKMQRGIHPAVHDILALRECFSNHPLGMDQLRALQMKALSRAMLLTPYLPSVLLRHRLKTHTTVIHQLDKALAKLGVGQLTAQEVKSACYLRGLNSTHIAEERCRTWLGEWLQISCSLKENQTSFGFTLKILPVYSM from the exons ATGGCGCTGTCCAGAGTGTGTTGGGCTCGGGCTGCTTTGTGGGGTTCGGCGGTGCCCCCTGGACTATATGTCGTCCGAAGGCTGCAGTTTGTTCGCTCTGGCCTGACCTGGGGGGCCCCTCG gtcttcaaagctTCATCTTTCTCCAAAGGCAGATGTGAAGAGCTTGATCTCTTATGTGGTGACCAAGACAAAAGTGATTAACGGGAAATACCATCGTTTCTTGGGTCGTCATTTCCCCCGCTTCTATGTCCTGTATACAATCTTCATGAAAG GATTGCAGATGTTATGGGCCGATGCCAAAAAGGCTAGAAGAATAAAGACAAATATGTGGAAGCATAATATAAAGTTTCATCAACTTCCATACCGGGAGATGGAGCATTTGAGACAG TTTCGTCGAGACGTCACCAAGTGTCTTTTCCTAGGTATTCTTTCCATTCCACCTTTTGCCAACTACCTGGTCTTCTTGCTAAT gtACCTGTTTCCTAGGCAACTGCTGATCCAACATTTCTGGACCCCAAAGCAACAAATTGATTTCTTAGATATCTATCATGCTCTCCGGAAGCAGTCCCACCCAGCAATCCTTTGTTGTTTAGAAAAAGTTGTCCCTCTCATTTCTGATGCAGGACTCCAGTGGCATATGACAGAGTTGTGCACCAAG ATGCAACGTGGTATCCATCCAGCAGTACATGATATCCTGGCTCTGAGAGAGTGTTTCTCTAACCATCCTCTGGGCATGGACCAGCTCCGTGCTTTGCAGATG AAAGCCTTGAGTCGAGCCATGCTTCTCACACCTTATCTGCCTTCTGTCTTATTGAGACACCGTTTAAAGACTCACACCACTGTAATCCACCAACTGGACAAGGCTTTGGCAAAGCTGGGGGTTGGCCAGCTGACTGCTCAGGAGGTGAAGTCG GCTTGTTATCTTCGTGGCCTGAATTCCACCCATATTGCTGAAGAGAGGTGTCGAACTTGGCTGGGAGAATGGCTACAGATTTCCTGCAGCCTGAAAG agaaccaGACAAGCTTTGGATTCACATTGAAAATACTACCTGTGTACAGTATGTGA
- the LETMD1 gene encoding LETM1 domain-containing protein 1 isoform X8, producing MALSRVCWARAALWGSAVPPGLYVVRRLQFVRSGLTWGAPRSSKLHLSPKADVKSLISYVVTKTKVINGKYHRFLGRHFPRFYVLYTIFMKGLQMLWADAKKARRIKTNMWKHNIKFHQLPYREMEHLRQKALSRAMLLTPYLPSVLLRHRLKTHTTVIHQLDKALAKLGVGQLTAQEVKSKLSCPSCYTTWSCFPSTTLGQGAEWTCSGWRHPAVTAQQRGTKQHLSAKSVCTVRCGRQRNLCHGLHSVVPTWELELKETLLVGWPMRGAIPTSSEFAGAGSSLSTGLNCGVLSSDPRRMSFCPRKESSFGLGFTR from the exons ATGGCGCTGTCCAGAGTGTGTTGGGCTCGGGCTGCTTTGTGGGGTTCGGCGGTGCCCCCTGGACTATATGTCGTCCGAAGGCTGCAGTTTGTTCGCTCTGGCCTGACCTGGGGGGCCCCTCG gtcttcaaagctTCATCTTTCTCCAAAGGCAGATGTGAAGAGCTTGATCTCTTATGTGGTGACCAAGACAAAAGTGATTAACGGGAAATACCATCGTTTCTTGGGTCGTCATTTCCCCCGCTTCTATGTCCTGTATACAATCTTCATGAAAG GATTGCAGATGTTATGGGCCGATGCCAAAAAGGCTAGAAGAATAAAGACAAATATGTGGAAGCATAATATAAAGTTTCATCAACTTCCATACCGGGAGATGGAGCATTTGAGACAG AAAGCCTTGAGTCGAGCCATGCTTCTCACACCTTATCTGCCTTCTGTCTTATTGAGACACCGTTTAAAGACTCACACCACTGTAATCCACCAACTGGACAAGGCTTTGGCAAAGCTGGGGGTTGGCCAGCTGACTGCTCAGGAGGTGAAGTCG AAACTGAGCTGTCCCTCTTGCTACACAACGTGGTCCTGCTTTCCATCAACTACGTTGGGTCAAGGCGCTGAGTGGACATGCAGTGGCTGGCGGCATCCTGCAGTCACAGCCCAGCAGCGTGGGACCAAACAGCACTTGTCAGCGAAGTCTGTGTGCACCGTTAGGTGTgggagacagaggaacctgtgccATGGGCTTCACAGCGTGGTGCCCACGTGGGAGCTGGAACTAAAAGAAACCCTTTTAGTGGGGTGGCCCATGAGAGGGGCCATCCCAACTTCCTCAGAATTCGCTGGAGCTGGCAGCAGCCTCTCTACTGGTCTTAACTGTGGTGTTTTAAGTTCAGATCCTAGGAGGATGAGCTTTTGCCCCAGGAAGGAATCCTCATTTGGCCTAGGATTTACTCGCTAA
- the LETMD1 gene encoding LETM1 domain-containing protein 1 isoform X7: MALSRVCWARAALWGSAVPPGLYVVRRLQFVRSGLTWGAPRSSKLHLSPKADVKSLISYVVTKTKVINGKYHRFLGRHFPRFYVLYTIFMKVSSRRHQVSFPRYSFHSTFCQLPGLLANMQRGIHPAVHDILALRECFSNHPLGMDQLRALQMKALSRAMLLTPYLPSVLLRHRLKTHTTVIHQLDKALAKLGVGQLTAQEVKSACYLRGLNSTHIAEERCRTWLGEWLQISCSLKETELSLLLHNVVLLSINYVGSRR; the protein is encoded by the exons ATGGCGCTGTCCAGAGTGTGTTGGGCTCGGGCTGCTTTGTGGGGTTCGGCGGTGCCCCCTGGACTATATGTCGTCCGAAGGCTGCAGTTTGTTCGCTCTGGCCTGACCTGGGGGGCCCCTCG gtcttcaaagctTCATCTTTCTCCAAAGGCAGATGTGAAGAGCTTGATCTCTTATGTGGTGACCAAGACAAAAGTGATTAACGGGAAATACCATCGTTTCTTGGGTCGTCATTTCCCCCGCTTCTATGTCCTGTATACAATCTTCATGAAAG TTTCGTCGAGACGTCACCAAGTGTCTTTTCCTAGGTATTCTTTCCATTCCACCTTTTGCCAACTACCTGGTCTTCTTGCTAAT ATGCAACGTGGTATCCATCCAGCAGTACATGATATCCTGGCTCTGAGAGAGTGTTTCTCTAACCATCCTCTGGGCATGGACCAGCTCCGTGCTTTGCAGATG AAAGCCTTGAGTCGAGCCATGCTTCTCACACCTTATCTGCCTTCTGTCTTATTGAGACACCGTTTAAAGACTCACACCACTGTAATCCACCAACTGGACAAGGCTTTGGCAAAGCTGGGGGTTGGCCAGCTGACTGCTCAGGAGGTGAAGTCG GCTTGTTATCTTCGTGGCCTGAATTCCACCCATATTGCTGAAGAGAGGTGTCGAACTTGGCTGGGAGAATGGCTACAGATTTCCTGCAGCCTGAAAG AAACTGAGCTGTCCCTCTTGCTACACAACGTGGTCCTGCTTTCCATCAACTACGTTGGGTCAAGGCGCTGA
- the LETMD1 gene encoding LETM1 domain-containing protein 1 isoform X5 has product MALSRVCWARAALWGSAVPPGLYVVRRLQFVRSGLTWGAPRSSKLHLSPKADVKSLISYVVTKTKVINGKYHRFLGRHFPRFYVLYTIFMKGLQMLWADAKKARRIKTNMWKHNIKFHQLPYREMEHLRQKALSRAMLLTPYLPSVLLRHRLKTHTTVIHQLDKALAKLGVGQLTAQEVKSACYLRGLNSTHIAEERCRTWLGEWLQISCSLKETELSLLLHNVVLLSINYVGSRR; this is encoded by the exons ATGGCGCTGTCCAGAGTGTGTTGGGCTCGGGCTGCTTTGTGGGGTTCGGCGGTGCCCCCTGGACTATATGTCGTCCGAAGGCTGCAGTTTGTTCGCTCTGGCCTGACCTGGGGGGCCCCTCG gtcttcaaagctTCATCTTTCTCCAAAGGCAGATGTGAAGAGCTTGATCTCTTATGTGGTGACCAAGACAAAAGTGATTAACGGGAAATACCATCGTTTCTTGGGTCGTCATTTCCCCCGCTTCTATGTCCTGTATACAATCTTCATGAAAG GATTGCAGATGTTATGGGCCGATGCCAAAAAGGCTAGAAGAATAAAGACAAATATGTGGAAGCATAATATAAAGTTTCATCAACTTCCATACCGGGAGATGGAGCATTTGAGACAG AAAGCCTTGAGTCGAGCCATGCTTCTCACACCTTATCTGCCTTCTGTCTTATTGAGACACCGTTTAAAGACTCACACCACTGTAATCCACCAACTGGACAAGGCTTTGGCAAAGCTGGGGGTTGGCCAGCTGACTGCTCAGGAGGTGAAGTCG GCTTGTTATCTTCGTGGCCTGAATTCCACCCATATTGCTGAAGAGAGGTGTCGAACTTGGCTGGGAGAATGGCTACAGATTTCCTGCAGCCTGAAAG AAACTGAGCTGTCCCTCTTGCTACACAACGTGGTCCTGCTTTCCATCAACTACGTTGGGTCAAGGCGCTGA
- the LETMD1 gene encoding LETM1 domain-containing protein 1 isoform X3 gives MALSRVCWARAALWGSAVPPGLYVVRRLQFVRSGLTWGAPRSSKLHLSPKADVKSLISYVVTKTKVINGKYHRFLGRHFPRFYVLYTIFMKGLQMLWADAKKARRIKTNMWKHNIKFHQLPYREMEHLRQMQRGIHPAVHDILALRECFSNHPLGMDQLRALQMKALSRAMLLTPYLPSVLLRHRLKTHTTVIHQLDKALAKLGVGQLTAQEVKSACYLRGLNSTHIAEERCRTWLGEWLQISCSLKETELSLLLHNVVLLSINYVGSRR, from the exons ATGGCGCTGTCCAGAGTGTGTTGGGCTCGGGCTGCTTTGTGGGGTTCGGCGGTGCCCCCTGGACTATATGTCGTCCGAAGGCTGCAGTTTGTTCGCTCTGGCCTGACCTGGGGGGCCCCTCG gtcttcaaagctTCATCTTTCTCCAAAGGCAGATGTGAAGAGCTTGATCTCTTATGTGGTGACCAAGACAAAAGTGATTAACGGGAAATACCATCGTTTCTTGGGTCGTCATTTCCCCCGCTTCTATGTCCTGTATACAATCTTCATGAAAG GATTGCAGATGTTATGGGCCGATGCCAAAAAGGCTAGAAGAATAAAGACAAATATGTGGAAGCATAATATAAAGTTTCATCAACTTCCATACCGGGAGATGGAGCATTTGAGACAG ATGCAACGTGGTATCCATCCAGCAGTACATGATATCCTGGCTCTGAGAGAGTGTTTCTCTAACCATCCTCTGGGCATGGACCAGCTCCGTGCTTTGCAGATG AAAGCCTTGAGTCGAGCCATGCTTCTCACACCTTATCTGCCTTCTGTCTTATTGAGACACCGTTTAAAGACTCACACCACTGTAATCCACCAACTGGACAAGGCTTTGGCAAAGCTGGGGGTTGGCCAGCTGACTGCTCAGGAGGTGAAGTCG GCTTGTTATCTTCGTGGCCTGAATTCCACCCATATTGCTGAAGAGAGGTGTCGAACTTGGCTGGGAGAATGGCTACAGATTTCCTGCAGCCTGAAAG AAACTGAGCTGTCCCTCTTGCTACACAACGTGGTCCTGCTTTCCATCAACTACGTTGGGTCAAGGCGCTGA
- the LETMD1 gene encoding LETM1 domain-containing protein 1 isoform X1: MALSRVCWARAALWGSAVPPGLYVVRRLQFVRSGLTWGAPRSSKLHLSPKADVKSLISYVVTKTKVINGKYHRFLGRHFPRFYVLYTIFMKGLQMLWADAKKARRIKTNMWKHNIKFHQLPYREMEHLRQFRRDVTKCLFLGILSIPPFANYLVFLLMYLFPRQLLIQHFWTPKQQIDFLDIYHALRKQSHPAILCCLEKVVPLISDAGLQWHMTELCTKMQRGIHPAVHDILALRECFSNHPLGMDQLRALQMKALSRAMLLTPYLPSVLLRHRLKTHTTVIHQLDKALAKLGVGQLTAQEVKSACYLRGLNSTHIAEERCRTWLGEWLQISCSLKETELSLLLHNVVLLSINYVGSRR, translated from the exons ATGGCGCTGTCCAGAGTGTGTTGGGCTCGGGCTGCTTTGTGGGGTTCGGCGGTGCCCCCTGGACTATATGTCGTCCGAAGGCTGCAGTTTGTTCGCTCTGGCCTGACCTGGGGGGCCCCTCG gtcttcaaagctTCATCTTTCTCCAAAGGCAGATGTGAAGAGCTTGATCTCTTATGTGGTGACCAAGACAAAAGTGATTAACGGGAAATACCATCGTTTCTTGGGTCGTCATTTCCCCCGCTTCTATGTCCTGTATACAATCTTCATGAAAG GATTGCAGATGTTATGGGCCGATGCCAAAAAGGCTAGAAGAATAAAGACAAATATGTGGAAGCATAATATAAAGTTTCATCAACTTCCATACCGGGAGATGGAGCATTTGAGACAG TTTCGTCGAGACGTCACCAAGTGTCTTTTCCTAGGTATTCTTTCCATTCCACCTTTTGCCAACTACCTGGTCTTCTTGCTAAT gtACCTGTTTCCTAGGCAACTGCTGATCCAACATTTCTGGACCCCAAAGCAACAAATTGATTTCTTAGATATCTATCATGCTCTCCGGAAGCAGTCCCACCCAGCAATCCTTTGTTGTTTAGAAAAAGTTGTCCCTCTCATTTCTGATGCAGGACTCCAGTGGCATATGACAGAGTTGTGCACCAAG ATGCAACGTGGTATCCATCCAGCAGTACATGATATCCTGGCTCTGAGAGAGTGTTTCTCTAACCATCCTCTGGGCATGGACCAGCTCCGTGCTTTGCAGATG AAAGCCTTGAGTCGAGCCATGCTTCTCACACCTTATCTGCCTTCTGTCTTATTGAGACACCGTTTAAAGACTCACACCACTGTAATCCACCAACTGGACAAGGCTTTGGCAAAGCTGGGGGTTGGCCAGCTGACTGCTCAGGAGGTGAAGTCG GCTTGTTATCTTCGTGGCCTGAATTCCACCCATATTGCTGAAGAGAGGTGTCGAACTTGGCTGGGAGAATGGCTACAGATTTCCTGCAGCCTGAAAG AAACTGAGCTGTCCCTCTTGCTACACAACGTGGTCCTGCTTTCCATCAACTACGTTGGGTCAAGGCGCTGA
- the LETMD1 gene encoding LETM1 domain-containing protein 1 isoform X6, with protein sequence MYLFPRQLLIQHFWTPKQQIDFLDIYHALRKQSHPAILCCLEKVVPLISDAGLQWHMTELCTKMQRGIHPAVHDILALRECFSNHPLGMDQLRALQMKALSRAMLLTPYLPSVLLRHRLKTHTTVIHQLDKALAKLGVGQLTAQEVKSACYLRGLNSTHIAEERCRTWLGEWLQISCSLKETELSLLLHNVVLLSINYVGSRR encoded by the exons AT gtACCTGTTTCCTAGGCAACTGCTGATCCAACATTTCTGGACCCCAAAGCAACAAATTGATTTCTTAGATATCTATCATGCTCTCCGGAAGCAGTCCCACCCAGCAATCCTTTGTTGTTTAGAAAAAGTTGTCCCTCTCATTTCTGATGCAGGACTCCAGTGGCATATGACAGAGTTGTGCACCAAG ATGCAACGTGGTATCCATCCAGCAGTACATGATATCCTGGCTCTGAGAGAGTGTTTCTCTAACCATCCTCTGGGCATGGACCAGCTCCGTGCTTTGCAGATG AAAGCCTTGAGTCGAGCCATGCTTCTCACACCTTATCTGCCTTCTGTCTTATTGAGACACCGTTTAAAGACTCACACCACTGTAATCCACCAACTGGACAAGGCTTTGGCAAAGCTGGGGGTTGGCCAGCTGACTGCTCAGGAGGTGAAGTCG GCTTGTTATCTTCGTGGCCTGAATTCCACCCATATTGCTGAAGAGAGGTGTCGAACTTGGCTGGGAGAATGGCTACAGATTTCCTGCAGCCTGAAAG AAACTGAGCTGTCCCTCTTGCTACACAACGTGGTCCTGCTTTCCATCAACTACGTTGGGTCAAGGCGCTGA
- the LETMD1 gene encoding LETM1 domain-containing protein 1 isoform X4: MLWADAKKARRIKTNMWKHNIKFHQLPYREMEHLRQFRRDVTKCLFLGILSIPPFANYLVFLLMYLFPRQLLIQHFWTPKQQIDFLDIYHALRKQSHPAILCCLEKVVPLISDAGLQWHMTELCTKMQRGIHPAVHDILALRECFSNHPLGMDQLRALQMKALSRAMLLTPYLPSVLLRHRLKTHTTVIHQLDKALAKLGVGQLTAQEVKSACYLRGLNSTHIAEERCRTWLGEWLQISCSLKETELSLLLHNVVLLSINYVGSRR; the protein is encoded by the exons ATGTTATGGGCCGATGCCAAAAAGGCTAGAAGAATAAAGACAAATATGTGGAAGCATAATATAAAGTTTCATCAACTTCCATACCGGGAGATGGAGCATTTGAGACAG TTTCGTCGAGACGTCACCAAGTGTCTTTTCCTAGGTATTCTTTCCATTCCACCTTTTGCCAACTACCTGGTCTTCTTGCTAAT gtACCTGTTTCCTAGGCAACTGCTGATCCAACATTTCTGGACCCCAAAGCAACAAATTGATTTCTTAGATATCTATCATGCTCTCCGGAAGCAGTCCCACCCAGCAATCCTTTGTTGTTTAGAAAAAGTTGTCCCTCTCATTTCTGATGCAGGACTCCAGTGGCATATGACAGAGTTGTGCACCAAG ATGCAACGTGGTATCCATCCAGCAGTACATGATATCCTGGCTCTGAGAGAGTGTTTCTCTAACCATCCTCTGGGCATGGACCAGCTCCGTGCTTTGCAGATG AAAGCCTTGAGTCGAGCCATGCTTCTCACACCTTATCTGCCTTCTGTCTTATTGAGACACCGTTTAAAGACTCACACCACTGTAATCCACCAACTGGACAAGGCTTTGGCAAAGCTGGGGGTTGGCCAGCTGACTGCTCAGGAGGTGAAGTCG GCTTGTTATCTTCGTGGCCTGAATTCCACCCATATTGCTGAAGAGAGGTGTCGAACTTGGCTGGGAGAATGGCTACAGATTTCCTGCAGCCTGAAAG AAACTGAGCTGTCCCTCTTGCTACACAACGTGGTCCTGCTTTCCATCAACTACGTTGGGTCAAGGCGCTGA